A stretch of the Meles meles chromosome 19, mMelMel3.1 paternal haplotype, whole genome shotgun sequence genome encodes the following:
- the OVOL3 gene encoding putative transcription factor ovo-like protein 3: protein MPRAFLVRSRRPQPPNWGHLPDQLRGDAYVPDCSNQRGPPADQSSGLGDSCVAPMQDSLASTPRGPGTLGCPLCPKAFPLQRMLTRHLKCHSPARRHVCRCCGKGFHDAFDLKRHMRTHTGIRPFRCGACGKAFTQRCSLEAHLAKVHGQPASYAYRERREKLHVCEDCGFTCSRPDAYLQHRALHRAP from the exons ATGCCCCGTGCCTTCCTGGTCAGGAGTCGGCGTCCACAGCCGCCCAACTGGGGCCACCTGCCTGATCAGCTCCGGGGAGATGCCTATGTCCCAG ACTGCAGCAACCAGCGGGGCCCACCAGCAGACCAGTCTTCTGGCCTCGGGGACTCTTGTGTAGCG CCCATGCAGGACAGTCTGGCCTCCACTCCCAGGGGCCCGGGGACCCTTGGCTGCCCACTCTGCCCCAAGGCCTTCCCCCTGCAGCGCATGCTGACACGGCACCTCAAGTGCCACAGCCCGGCACGCCGCCACGTGTGCCGCTGTTGTGGCAAGGGCTTTCACGATGCCTTCGACCTCAAGCGCCACATGAGGACGCACACCG GGATCCGGCCATTCCGCTGTGGAGCTTGCGGGAAAGCATTTACACAGCGCTGCTCCCTAGAAGCTCATCTTGCCAAGGTGCACGGGCAGCCGGCCAGCTACGCTTACCGGGAGCGCCGGGAGAAGCTGCATGTGTGTGAGGATTGTGGCTTCACCTGCTCCAGGCCCGACGCGTACCTGCAGCACAGGGCCCTACATCGTGCTCCTTGA
- the POLR2I gene encoding DNA-directed RNA polymerase II subunit RPB9 — MEPDGTYEPGFVGIRFCQECNNMLYPKEDKENRILLYACRNCDYQQEADNSCIYVNKITHEVDELTQIIADVSQDPTLPRTEDHPCQKCGHKEAVFFQSHSARAEDAMRLYYVCTAPHCGHRWTE, encoded by the exons ATGGAACCAGACGGGACCTACGAGCCGGGTTTCGTGGGTATTCGATTCTGCCAGGAATG taACAACATGCTTTATCCCAAGGAGGACAAGGAGAACCGCATTCTGCTCTACGCG TGCCGGAATTGTGATTACCAGCAGGAAGCCGACAACAGCTGCATCTACGTCAACAAGATCACGCACGAAGTGGA CGAACTGACCCAGATCATCGCGGAcgtatcccaggaccccacgttGCCGCGGACCGAGGACCACCCGTGCCAAAA GTGTGGCCACAAGGAGGCGGTGTTCTTCCAGTCTCATAGTGCCCGGGCCGAG GACGCCATGCGCTTGTACTATGTGTGCACGGCCCCACACTGTGGCCACCGCTGGACCGAGTGA